The Gemmatimonadaceae bacterium DNA segment CCAACGGTTGCTGCGATTCGTCCCGTTCCACGCTGGAACGCGCCGTCGCGCCCAGCATTCCGCCTAGCGCCGTGCCGCCCGCCAGCGCTGCGGCGGTTCACCCGTCCAGCGCCGGAACGCGCGGAAGAACGACGCCGGCTCGCTGAACCCGAGCAAGAACGCGACCTCACTCGCCGTCAGCCGCGGGTCGGAGAGCAGGAACTCCGCACGCTCACGGCGCATCGCCTCGACGAGCGCCGCAAAGGTCGTGCCCTCGGCCGCGAGCCGGCGCTGCATCGTGCGCACGGACATCGCGAGCCGCTTGGCCACGACGCCCTGTTGCGGCTCCCCCGACGGCAACTCCGCCGCGATCTCGCGACGCACCATCGCCAGTGTGCTGCCGCTGTCGGGCACTTCCTCCAACAGCCGCTCGGCCTGCTGCGCGAGATACCCGAACAACCGTGGGTCGTGACGCGGCAGCGGCCGGTCGAGCACAGCGGCGTCGAAGGCGATCTCGAAGCGCGGCGCACCCCAGGTGATCCGGCAGCCAAACCACGCCTCGTGCGCGGCGGCGTCATCCGCGCTCGGAAACGGATAGCTGAGGGACCGCACCGCAACCGGCGCTCCGGTGAGCCCACGCAGCAGCGCGCGGGCAGCGCTCGCGTAGGCGTACACCGGCTCCCGCAGCCGCGCGAACGGCCCGGCCATCACCTTGCTGAGCACGAGCCGCCGACCATTCGACGTGGAGACTTCGTCCATCTCGGGCACGAGTTCGGGATGCAGCACCGCCCGATAACGCTGGAACCACTGCAGCGCCTCGCGCACCGTCCGCCCGTGCTGCATCGCGTAGCCGACCGCGCCGAGCGTCGTCGCGCCAAGCTTCTCGCCCAACGGAAGCCCGATCGGGCGATTGGACAGCGCGAGCCACACCGCGAAATCGGCGGTGACGGGAACGCGGGCGTCCGGATCGGCGAGCACCGCGGCGTCCAGACCCGAGGCCGTGAGGAGTTCCGCGCGCGGAACGCCGAGCGACTCAGCGGCAGCGATGACGTCCGCGACGACCGCCGCGAGGACCGTGCCTTCGACCGGAAACGGAAAAGGGATGGCGCCAGTCACCCCGCAATGCTCGCTACGCCGGCCCGGGGGCGCAACGGGTCGGCGGCTGGCACTTCGGCGGCGCGTGGCGCCCTTAGTCATATAGAAGTCGGCTTCGGTCAAGGTGGCGCGGCGGCGGGCGGCGCAAGCTTCGGTGTCCTCTCTCACCTGAGCACAAAATGACCGTCAGTCCCTCCCTCGCCCCCCTCCAGCGTCCACCGAAAGCGGCAGACGCACCTCGTCTCGTCGTCCTCGGCGCCAGCGGCGGCTGCGGCAGTTGGGTCGTCCGCCTGGCGGCCGCGCGCGGCTGGCAGGTCACCGCCACCGTGCGGCCCGGCAGCAGCATCGCCGTGCCCGCTGGCGTGCAGGTGCGCGTCGGCGATGTCACCGACGTGCGGTTCCTCGACGACGTCCTGCCCGATGCGACCGTGGTCGTCTCCGCGCTCGGCCTGCGCCGAGCGGGCCTGAGTCCGTGGGCGCGCCTGCTGTCGCCGCCGGACCTCACCTCCGGCGTAGTCGAGCGCCTGCTGCCGGTGATGCGCTGGCACGGCGTACCCCGCCTGCTGGCCATCAGCGCCGGCGGCGTGGCGGAAAGCCGCAGCCAACTCTCGTGGACGATGCGGCAAGTGGTCGACTCGGGCAATGTCGCCGTCGCGTATCGCGACCTCGAGCGGATGGAAGCGACTCTCGCTGCGAGCGACGTGGACTGGGAAGTCGTGCGTCCGGTGACGCTGCTGTCGGGCCGCCCGACCGGCCGCGCGACCGCTGTTGACCGCTACACGCTGACCTCCACGGTGAGGCGCGCGGACGTTGCCGCGCACCTCGTGCGGCGCGCGGCCAGCGGCCATCCGCTGCACACGCGCGCCGTCTTGCTGGGCCAAGGAGCGACCGATGCACGCTGATTCGCGATACCTCCGCGTCGTCGGGCAGTTGACGCTGCTCTCGGCGGCGCTCGCCATCGCCAGCTTGGCTGTCGGGGCGATGGCTGTGGAGTTCGACTTCGACGCCTTCAGCGACCCGACGCGCACCTTGGCGTACGCCGAGCATCACGCACTGATGTTCTGGTTCGCCATCCTGGATATGTTCGGCTACTACCTGCTGTTGCTGCCGGTGGTGCTGCAGCAGCACCTGTGGTTGCGCGAACGCTCGTCGTGGGCGCCGCTGATCACGCTGAGCGGCGTGGCCTACGCCATCATCGGTGCGGTCGGGGCCGCTGTTCTCGCGGCGGTGTGGCCCGACCTGCTGCAGCAGCTGCGCAGTGCCACTGCCGACGACCAGGCCGTGATCGCCTACATCTTCACTACCGTGACCACGGCGGTGACGAAAGGCCTGTGGAACATTCTCGAAATGGTGTTCGCCGCGTTGTGGTGGATCGGGGCCGGCCTCCTTCAGCGGGTCGCGATGCCGCTCGTGGGTTGGCTGTCGGTCGCGACCGGCACCTCCTGCCTGCTGGACCTAGTGGGGAATCTCGGCGGCGTGGAGGCGCTCAGTGCAGCGGGGCTCAATCTGTATCTCGTGCTCGCGATCGTGTGGGCGGTGGCAATCGGGGTGCACTTGCTTCGCGCGACGCCTGGTCAGCCACCAACACAGCGAGAAGCTCCTTGAACGGCGTCTCGACCGCATCATCGGCGACATTCGTTACGAGCAGCACCGCGAAGCCTTTGCGCGGAGCGAGCGTCGCTTCGGCGATCCAGAAGCTGTTGCTCCCGATATGCCGAAGCATCTTCCCGCCAGCCCAGTCCTGTTCGGTCACCACCCAGCCCGGTGAGTAGGTCCAGTCCTTTCCGCCCGCCGCGTGCAGGCGCTGCCAGGACGCCGTCGAGAGGAATCGTTCATCGCCATTCTCGCCACGCAGGTGTGCGGCGACGAATCGTGCCCAGTCGGCCAGCGTCGTGTGGACGGATCCCGCGGGTCCGGTAGCCGCGGGGTTGTCGGCGTTCGGTCCGAGTGCGACCGGCCGCCATCCGTCCGCGCCGCGCCGGTGTCCCAAGGGTTGATCCAGCGCCCCCGGCGTACCTGGCGCGCCGAAGCCCGTCCGCGTCATCCCAAGCGGTTCGAATACCTCGCGCTGCATCAGGTCTTCCCACGGGGAGTCGGTCAGCATCTCCATCATCACGCCGGCGACGAGGAGGCCCGAGTTGGAGTAGACGGTCACGGTGTTCGGTGTGTTCGTCGGTGCCGTCCTGAGCCCTTGTTCAACGAAGAATCGTCGTTGCTCGCGGGGTGATCCGCCGCGCGCGGCCATCTCCCGCCACAGGGCATCGCTGAAGTTGAGTGGCGCGCCAGAGCGATGGCTCAGCAACCACACGATCGGCACATCCTTCCACGCCGGGTCGATTGTCGATCCGAAGACGGCACCGATCGTGGTCTCCCAATTGAGCACGCCACGATCAACCAGGCGCGCGGCGAGCGTCGCCGTCATCGCCTTGGTGCACGAGCCGATATGCCACTGGTCGTCCACGCTTACCTGCTGCGTATCCGCCCACGAGCGCAGGCCGACAGCGCCGATGGCTTCGAGTCCGTCAGCGCTCACCACGGCGGCGCCGAGCGCAGGGATCTTGCTCGTTTCGAGTAGCGGCGCGATGATTCCGGCGAGATCCCGTGGCGCGCGTGCCGCAGCGGACGTCTGTTGACTTCCTTGCCCGCAGGAGCTGGCCGCAAGGCTGAAGAGCGCCACGGTTCCGAGACGTGCGGCGGGAGATCGGAGGTACATCGGGGACGCTCTCCTCGTTGCTGCAGTTGTGGGTGCGCGCAGTGTCCGCGAGTTCGGACGTCATCGTCTCCGACACAGGCTGCCGGGAAAAGGGTTGCCTTCGCTGCGGCTCAAGTCCCCGGCTGAGTCAGACCCGATGACGTGGAGCGCCGTCGCCTCGGCGCCACTAGTCTCCAGCGCACATTCACAACTCACTTCGAGACGACCGTGCCCCTTCCTGCCCAACTCAAGTTTCTCGCTGCCGCCAACATCGGCGCCTACCTCGTCATCAACGTGCTGATGCTCGTGCTCGGTCCAGTGACGCGCGGACTCTCGCAATTCGGGATGACCGCCATCATCGTCCCGCCGATGGTCCTCGCGATGGTGTTCCTCGTGATGCCTATTGCGCGTCGCGCCGCTCAGGCGAACAGCCACGCTGAGAGCACGCGGGCGCAGGCATAAAGCCCGAGCCCGTACACGCTGTGCGTCGCAAGGCTCTTGATGCGAGCCGCGAGCGGATCGCGTGTCGCTGACGATGCCAGTCCGAGTCCAAGCGCCGGCTGCAGCACGAAGAACGGCAGCGCTACGGTGACCACGCCAAACCCCAGCGCCGGTAGCACCGTCGGACGCAGGAGCCAGTCGGCCCCGGCCGCGCCGACGAACACCGCCGCCAGCGCGATGCCGATGCCGTAGTGGGCGATCCAGCCGAGCGTGCATTCACAGCGAGCCAGCTCGGCGTCGGCGATGCTGCGGTGCCGGAACACACCGTGGCGCAGGTGGCTCACCCAGCGGTCCAGGAGGCAATAGTTGAGTGACGCGATGCCCGCCACGCGCCGCAGGGCGTAGTTCCACGCGTCAATCGCTGCCGTCGCGCCGGCACCCAGGGCGACGGCGGCAGCCGCGTGCAGCATCGGGCTCATCGCCGCTCCAAGCGCAGGCCCACGAGCACCGCGAGATCGTTCCGCGTGCGACTGCCGGCACCCGTCACCGCCGCGCTCGTGGACGGCGCGGAGTCGGTGCTGCGTCCGGCCGCGAAGGCGCGGATCGACCAGCTCGAACGGAGCTTCGCCATCCGCAGCAGCGATGGCTTTGTCGAGAACTATGGCCCGCGCTCGTCTCGCGCATCAGCAAGGCCGCTCCGCGCGTGCGTCTGCGCTTCGTTCAGAAGTCCGGCAAGGACCGAGGGCCATTGCGCGACGGGCTGGTAGATCTCGAGACCGGCGTCGTGGACGCCGTGACCGCCCCTGAGTTCAAGATGCAGATGCTGTTTCGCGATCGCTTCGTCGGCATCGTGCGTGCTGGGCACGCGTTGGCCAGCGGCCGAGTCACCCCGCGGCGGTCGCCATCGTGCGGCAGAGCGACCTCGTTGCCGTCGTGCCTGAGCGACACACGGCAAACCTCTGCGAGGGGTTAGTCCGGTTCACGCTGCCGTTCACGACCGACGCGCTCGTGGTCGCGATGCTCTGGCATCCACGACTCGACGCCGATGGTGCACATCGTTGGCTTCGCGAGTGCGTGCGGGCGACGTGCCGTGATGATGCGTCACCCGCGCGGTGAGGCAGCCAGACGCAGGCCCAAGAACGTCGCGCTGAAGTCCGAGATGCCACCCCGCGACTTCTCGCCGAACACGTTCACCTGCTTGGCGAATACGCCGACCTCATAGCCGCGCACGCGGCGGCCGACGTCCACGTACGGCGCCAGGAATGCACCGTCCCCCTTGAAGAACGCCCCCGTCGACGCGCCCTGCGACGGCGCGGCGCCCTGACGCGCCATTGCGTTCACGATCAATCCGCCGCCGTGCACGCCGGCGGACACATACCAGGTCCGCCCGTACCGGAACTCCACTACCGGCCCCGCCGCCTGATAGTTCATCGTCGTCACTTGGTCCTTGTCGGAACTGGCGACCAACGTCTCCACACCCACGCGCAGGTATGGCTTCAGCGCGTACATCAGAAAGAAGCCGGACATATGCGGCCCCTCCGGTCCATCAGGCGCGAGGTCGTCGAAGGCCGGGTCAAGCCCTGAGAGTGTCATCGGTGCCGTGGCCAGAGCCGACCGAATGCCAGCGACGAGTCGAGGTTCACGCTCCTGCGCGCCAGAGAGGTTCGGCAGCATCGCCGACAAGAGTCCGAGTAGAACGAGTTGCTTCACCATCTGTTACCTCTGCGTTGAGTGAGTGCCATCGGCCAACGCAGGGAGTGTCGCTGGAAGGGGGGCTCGGGCGATTGAACGAGAGGGCTAACCTGCGCCGCCGGGCCGCGACGCAACTCAGCCGCTGCGTTCAAGCCGAGTGCACCGGGTGGCCCTATCCTCCTGCTATGCCTATTGCCTTCCGCCACCGCCGCGATGCCAGCCCGTTCAAGCCACCGCTCCTCGGGATGACCGTACATCGCGAACTCAATCCCGACGTGATGGCGCGGCTTCAGGGCCGCACGCGCGAGGAGATCGACAATCGCTTTGCCGGAGGCCATCGCGCATACATCGCAAGCATCGATGGCGCGCCTGCCGCCTGGGGCTGGGTCGCCACGACGGCTGCGACCATCGGCGAGCTCAAGGCGTCGTTCGTCGTGCCGCAGGCCGACCGATACCTCTGGAACTTCGTCACGCTCGCCGCGTATCGTGGCCGTGGCATCTATCCGCGGCTACTCGATGCCATCGTCGACGCTGAGTCGGTCGATGGCGAACGATTCTGGATCGCCTACGCACCGGAGAACCACGCCTCTGGCATCGGCATCCAGAAGGCCGGCTTTGCGCTCGTGGCCGAGCTCTCGTTTGACCTCGCCGGGCGTCCCGTCGTTCGCGACATCCGTCCCGAGGGCGGTCGCGCGGCGTCGCGGCTCCTGGGGCTTCCCCTGATCACCGAGGCCGTCGCTCAATGCTGGAGGTGCGCGCGCAGCTCCGCACCTTCCGCATCGAGCTGCGCTGGCGGCGTGTGTTCCTGCGACTATCAACGGGCTGAACAGCCCTGCACCTTGGAGACGGTATGAAAGCAGCAGTGTATGAGCAGTATGGAGCGCCCGAGGTCGTGTCGATCCGCGAGGTCCCGACGCCCACGCCGGCGGCTGGCGAAGTGCTGATTCGGGTGCACGCCACCACCGTGTCCACTGGCGACTGGCGGGCGCGCAGTCTGGAAATGCCTCCGGGCTTCGGTCCGTTCGGCCGGCTCTTCTTCGGCATCTCGCGCCCTCGGCAACCGATCCTCGGCACGGAGCTCTCGGGTACCATCGCCGCACTCGGCGCCGGCGTCAGCAACTTTGCGGTCGGCGACGAGGTCTTCGCCTTTGCGGATGCCAAGATGGGCGCCCACGCGGAGTTTCGGTGCATCGCGGCAGACGGCCTCGTGGTCAAGAAGCCAGCGCGGCTCACGTTCGAGCAGGCCGCCGCCATCTCGTTCGGCGGGATGACGATGATCGGCTTCTACGATCGCGCAGCGCTCCGACGCGGCGAGCGCGTGCTCGTGAACGGCGCGTCGGGTGCGGTGGGGTCCGCCGCCGTCCAGCTCGCGCGTCACGCGGGTGCCGAGGTGACGGCGGTGTGCAGTGCGGCCAACGCCGATATCGTCCGTGCGCTCGGCGCGACTCACGTGATCGACTACGCGCGCGAGGACTTTGCGACCACTGGGCAGACGTACGACGTCATCGTCGATACCGTCGGCAACGCCCCTTATGCACGCGTGGCAAATGCGCTCGTCGCGGGCGGCCGCCTGCTCGCGGTCCTCAGTGGTTTCGGTGAACTCCTCCGCTCGCCGCTGGCGGGTCGCTCGCGCGGGCATCGTGTAATCGCAGGTCCGTCGGTGGCACGCGTGGAAGACCTGCAGCGGCTGGCCGCGCTCGCAGCGGCCGGGGA contains these protein-coding regions:
- a CDS encoding AraC family transcriptional regulator; this translates as MTGAIPFPFPVEGTVLAAVVADVIAAAESLGVPRAELLTASGLDAAVLADPDARVPVTADFAVWLALSNRPIGLPLGEKLGATTLGAVGYAMQHGRTVREALQWFQRYRAVLHPELVPEMDEVSTSNGRRLVLSKVMAGPFARLREPVYAYASAARALLRGLTGAPVAVRSLSYPFPSADDAAAHEAWFGCRITWGAPRFEIAFDAAVLDRPLPRHDPRLFGYLAQQAERLLEEVPDSGSTLAMVRREIAAELPSGEPQQGVVAKRLAMSVRTMQRRLAAEGTTFAALVEAMRRERAEFLLSDPRLTASEVAFLLGFSEPASFFRAFRRWTGEPPQRWRAARR
- a CDS encoding NAD(P)H-binding protein, with the protein product MTVSPSLAPLQRPPKAADAPRLVVLGASGGCGSWVVRLAAARGWQVTATVRPGSSIAVPAGVQVRVGDVTDVRFLDDVLPDATVVVSALGLRRAGLSPWARLLSPPDLTSGVVERLLPVMRWHGVPRLLAISAGGVAESRSQLSWTMRQVVDSGNVAVAYRDLERMEATLAASDVDWEVVRPVTLLSGRPTGRATAVDRYTLTSTVRRADVAAHLVRRAASGHPLHTRAVLLGQGATDAR
- a CDS encoding beta-lactamase family protein — encoded protein: MYLRSPAARLGTVALFSLAASSCGQGSQQTSAAARAPRDLAGIIAPLLETSKIPALGAAVVSADGLEAIGAVGLRSWADTQQVSVDDQWHIGSCTKAMTATLAARLVDRGVLNWETTIGAVFGSTIDPAWKDVPIVWLLSHRSGAPLNFSDALWREMAARGGSPREQRRFFVEQGLRTAPTNTPNTVTVYSNSGLLVAGVMMEMLTDSPWEDLMQREVFEPLGMTRTGFGAPGTPGALDQPLGHRRGADGWRPVALGPNADNPAATGPAGSVHTTLADWARFVAAHLRGENGDERFLSTASWQRLHAAGGKDWTYSPGWVVTEQDWAGGKMLRHIGSNSFWIAEATLAPRKGFAVLLVTNVADDAVETPFKELLAVLVADQASREASAPRLPPPTRSRARDTD
- a CDS encoding DUF2938 family protein produces the protein MSPMLHAAAAVALGAGATAAIDAWNYALRRVAGIASLNYCLLDRWVSHLRHGVFRHRSIADAELARCECTLGWIAHYGIGIALAAVFVGAAGADWLLRPTVLPALGFGVVTVALPFFVLQPALGLGLASSATRDPLAARIKSLATHSVYGLGLYACARVLSAWLFA
- a CDS encoding NAD(P)-dependent alcohol dehydrogenase — encoded protein: MKAAVYEQYGAPEVVSIREVPTPTPAAGEVLIRVHATTVSTGDWRARSLEMPPGFGPFGRLFFGISRPRQPILGTELSGTIAALGAGVSNFAVGDEVFAFADAKMGAHAEFRCIAADGLVVKKPARLTFEQAAAISFGGMTMIGFYDRAALRRGERVLVNGASGAVGSAAVQLARHAGAEVTAVCSAANADIVRALGATHVIDYAREDFATTGQTYDVIVDTVGNAPYARVANALVAGGRLLAVLSGFGELLRSPLAGRSRGHRVIAGPSVARVEDLQRLAALAAAGDYTPLIDRTYEFAQIVEAHRRVETKRKRGSVVVMVSAA